One Gossypium raimondii isolate GPD5lz chromosome 3, ASM2569854v1, whole genome shotgun sequence genomic window carries:
- the LOC128039967 gene encoding uncharacterized protein LOC128039967 has translation MPPREEFPTKGLEGAPSNDIGWHFGTSVPNVRGNIVCKLCGKVVKGGITRFKEHIAHKTGNVAPCPNVTGKQLEKVSNHNMWHRREEFRRSTGGWDNICEEGRSSHGSAREHNRERTSKSIPGESKFTLRGAIPELVRSKSSKQPKVNDSFLKSFRRKIGEAISKFIIYERLPFQLASSPWLYTLIQVVTEVRQGVKLPTPYEVSDVYLESEYQRVHDWVNVLKTHWKELGATLMCDGWTNSLNQMHIINFLVYCSKGTIFWKSVDVSSVRSRDAEFYYCLLDSVVEEIGENYIVQIVTDNEASMKAAGKKLILKRQHLYWTSCAAHYLDLCLEDIGKKPSVAKVLDEAKKVTCFIYNHIWTVDLMKKYTQGKQILRPALTRFATHFIQLEEITRQKQGLREMCRNHLFEK, from the exons atgcCACCACGTGAAGAGTTCCCGACTAAAGGATTGGAGGGTGCACCAAGTAATGATATAGGTTGGCACTTTGGAACTTCAGTGCCAAATGTGAGAGGAAATATCGTATGTAAACTTTGTGGTAAAGTTGTGAAAGGAGGAATAACACGATTTAAAGAGCACATTGCTCATAAAACCGGCAATGTTGCACCATGCCCTAATGTTACTG GCAAGCAACTCGAGAAAGTATCCAATCACAACATGTGGCATAGAAGGGAAGAATTCAGACGAAGTACTGGTGGTTGGGATAACATTTGTGAAGAAGGGCGATCTTCTCATGGATCAGCTAGAGAACATAATAGAGAAAGAACAAGTAAATCTATCCCAGGTGAGTCTAAGTTTACCTTAAGGGGAGCTATACCTGAATTGGTTAGAAGCAAAAGTTCAAAGCAACCAAAGGTCAATGACTCTTTTTTAAAGAGTTTTCGAAGGAAGATAGGTGAAGCGAtatctaaatttataatatatgaaagaCTTCCTTTTCAATTAGCAAGCTCTCCATGGTTGTATACCTTAATTCAAGTGGTAACAGAAGTTAGACAAGGTGTAAAGCTCCCAACACCTTATGAGGTTTCAGATGTGTATTTGGAGTCAGAGTATCAACGAGTTCATGATTGGGTAAATGTACTAAAGACTCATTGGAAAGAATTGGGTGCAACTCTAATGTGTGATGGTTGGACCAACAGTTTGAATCAAATGCACATCATTAATTTCCTTGTTTATTGCAGTAAAGGAACCATTTTTTGGAAATCGGTAGATGTCTCAAGTGTCCGTAGTAGAGATGCTGAATTCTACTACTGTTTGTTAGATTCAGTTGTAGAAGAAATTGGAGAAAATTACATTGTCCAAATAGTGACTGATAATGAGGCATCAATGAAAGCTgctggaaaaaaattaatattgaaaagACAACATCTATATTGGACCTCATGTGCAGCTCACTATTTAGATTTATGCCTTGAAGATATTGGGAAAAAGCCTAGTGTAGCAAAAGTGTTAGATGAGGCAAAGAAAGTGACTTGCTTTATATACAATCACATTTGGACTGTTGATTTGATGAAGAAGTATACACAAGGGAAACAAATACTTCGACCCGCTCTTACTCGATTTGCAACTCATTTCATTCAACTTGAAGAGATAACAAGACAAAAGCAAGGTTTGAGAGAAATGtgtcgaaaccatctttttgaaaaataa